gataaacaataaaaaaaaagaattggagTAACAATGATATATACCTCAGTAGCTCGAAACTGTAATCTAAAGACAATTTTAGTCTTGTTCTaatcacttttctatcttgctgATTCAAACATTTTTGCTTCACTTCTTCAATTCACAAAAACCACAAATCCAATAAATTCTCATTCATTAATAAATTAATCTACAAAATGTGGGTTAACGTGACATAATTTTTGCAAGTTTCAATGTAACTCTTTCGTGCTGACGCAAAAGTAGAATTGTTCTGTGAATCTGTTTTCTTCTGTATAAACCCCAGGGTTTTAAGCAAGTTATCCAACTGTTACATTAACAGTAATAAAATAGAAATCAAACACCCTCGTAGCGCTTGTAAGCAAAGTgggcaaagaaaaataaatccctTAATTTCGCTTGAATCCTCCAACAACTATGAAGTGGTACATGTTTCGTGATGTCAATATTTGTGTCATTACGGAAAGCCCTCATAAGAATGGAactcaattctaaaaaaaatttagCCAACCTGGTAAATATAAAATAAGCCATCTTCCGAGTATCCAAATAAAAAGTATTCTGTCGCAACACCCACCATAGTTATACATCAGAACCCGTCCAACATCTGTGAATGAAAAACATTTCCCACTTTAAGATACGAAAAGAACAACGTGTTTGAAGATCTAATATATTGTTAAGCTAATGGTTTAGGTGTTACTCACGactataagaaaaaaaaacagcagAGAAGACTCAAAGTGTTGGGATAATGGATAAAAATTGAATTAGtattctagggtttctgtttaTATACCTTTTTCTTTTATTCCTCCTCATCACCTTTCTGATTATGCTTTTCTTCCTAAAACCCTGAAACAAAAACTTCACCGAAAACACAAAAGGTAGAACAAAAATTAATTAGGGTTCACAATCTTAAAAACCCATAATGGAAGCTTAATTGAATCAAGAAAAATAAGCATAAAAAATCCTACTACCGCTGGGAATGGGAATAAATGAGCGAGTATAAGCTGAACAGAAAACGGGAGAGCATCCAGTTGCGAATCGATGAACGTTTGAACTTCCAGCAGGGGAACGGGCACGACAAACAGGTGAGCGACGAATTGGTGAACAACCATTTGAATTAGCAGCAAACTGGTGACCGAGTGGTATATCGCCCATGGTGTTGCTCGATGGTCCCTTATCTGTCATAAACTTTACTGTTTTCCGGTCCATTATCCGGACTCGGTCTACTTCGTCGATGCACTGGACTTctacttctagatcaactatatTCCCTTCCTCTTCTAAGAATATCATCCTTACCACCTTGCTCGCTCTCATACTGAGGTCACATTCAACAGAGAACCCTGCCAACATCTTACTATAAACCACAAAGGAACAAATCAGTTCAGATGGATTCACAATCTCCATAGAAAGAGAACCAAAAGATTCAAACATTCCAAAAGATTTGTCGGTGGCTCACATGTGTTTTTCGAAGTCTCAAAAGTGGTGTTGGTTGTAGTATTCAAAAATTATGAAACACCATATTTAACAGTGCAGAAAGAAAACAATTGACTTACCAGCTGTTCAAGCATTTGTAATATcaccttgcaattgaaaaacacaATCCATTAGAGCCATCGACTGCAAATCAATAGCAACAATAAGAGGGATAATTGAAAAGTAGTTCATAACTGCTAAATAGTTCAATGAAAAATTTATGCTCAAGACCAATTAGACCTCCTGATGAGAAGGAAGTCATGTATGGTATCGACTATTGTCTGATACACTTTTAGGAGGATGTCTGATATAATTGAAGAACCTGGCTCCATTATCAGCTTTAACAGCAGTTTCTAGAAGGACGTAAGCATCTACAGGGAACTGTACTCCATTCACTTCCAGTCATAGGAACATAGTCTTGTCGCCCTTTTCACTTCCAGTCCTTTGATTAATTCGTCAATTCACATATTCTCGAGCAAAGCTTTTCCTTGTAACTGCAGTGAAGTGAATGGAGCTAAAACAGTTATGGAAGACTTAGAAAGGTAGCTGCAGCTAAAACATGATGTTTGTGTGCATTGATTTACAAAAACAAGAAGGTTGTGTAGGTGTTACATCAGACCTTACAGCCAAAATCTTCTATCATTTCGTAGTAATATTGCTAAGCTCCATAAACAAAATTATTTGCTATGGGCTTAGCACAATAATTACTGCTAGTATGCAAAAATTGACACGATCCCACGCCTATTCAACAAAACGATCACAAATATAGTATGGCAACAACATAGTATGACAGCAGCATACCCGGTTGTATAGATTGAGGTGTCCCCTTAGGCAGTTAATCaaaaagaaattattgtaaacacACACAATGAAAAATATACGTTGACGGATTCCACAAAGAAAGAACCAAGGAAACTGATTAATCTAGGAAAAGTCAATATAAATCATGCGATTCTCATAATTGTGGAACAGGTAGAAGGGATGCAAATACCTAGTTGGCAATTTCTATGAAAGGTGCACTGGTGAAGGCCATTGTAGATTCGACTCCAATTGAATTCAACTCATAACAGACTTTATCACCTGGAAGCAAACCTAATATTTAgatttcaacaacaaaaagaacaatcatgtaagaagatttgaatttttatgtaaagAATATTGTTTAGATTATAGGTTTAATGGCTTCAAAATCGAAACAAACAGGGTTATGAGGGTTATGAGGGTTATGAGATTAGAGTAGTGTTATCAACTGAATCGGATTCGCCCCCTAAATTAAAAAATCAAGTCGCAGCCAAAACAACACAGAAAGCATAAAATCACTTACAAAACCTAATTTATTAATTTCGGTAACAATCTGTGCGTCCCTATTTTGCCAAACCTAATTTTAGCCCAGCCAAATATATATCCTGTAAATCAAACCtacaaaacccaaaattcaaaagTTAGAGGTAGTCAACACCAAATCAATTGAAGCCCAAAATAACTAATAAAAGAGGAATCTTTCTCCAAATCAGAGATAACCAACACCAATTCAGATAATGATTACAAAATTAAAATCACAGTAAACTAATAATAGAACCATGGAAATTAGAAAAACAAATAATTTTGATTTCGTTTGATTTCGTTTAAGGATCAACATAACCTTGATTTGGGTTTAATCACAGAGGTCTAATGTTTAATCTAGCATTGAGGAGAAACCTTGATGAGGGTTTGAATGTGGATTCAGAAGAGAGAACTTGGAAGATGAGCAGAGCCGGTAGATACCTTGAAGAATGAAACTGAAAAAAGAAAACCCTACACTAAACTAATAACAGAACCATGGAAATTAGAAAAACAAATAATTTTGATTTCGTTTGATTTCGTTTAAGGATCAACAGAACCTTGATTTGGGTTTAATCACAGAGGTCTAATGTTTAATCTAGGGTAGAGGAGCAACCTTGATGAGGGTTTGGATGTGGATTCAGAAGATAGAACTTGGAAGATGAGCGGAGCTGGTAGACACCTTGAAGAATGAAACTCAAAAAAGAAAACCCTACAGAGAAACTTAATAATGGATATGAAgaacagagagaagaagaaaacataattaggtcgcaatgtttttttcttccctgttgttttgtttttctttttgtttcgtgAAGACTGTTTTTtagttttcctttcttttttttttcgttttttcatAAAAACGGGTATTCACTGTTAAATTCACGTAATTTGAGAAAAAGTGGAATATAGCAATTTCAAGGGGCAGTGACGCTCACTCAAGGGTGGGTATTCTCACCATGTGACGCATGGCCTCGCATgcttaggggtttaaagggttTGATGATATCCCCTTATCaactttggagaaattgaaaacttaatgtctcttattttagagtttggggttgtttaGCTTATGTtcgaaaacctgatcctaaaagacataagttagagaCTAGAGCTTATGAATATGTGTTCTtgttggttatgctcaaaacagtaaagcttttAGGTTTTTTGACATtaataataagggatattttgactttgggtcacacAAAAGTGACCAGAGTTGTGTTTGGGTCACgccaaaattttaattagagtttgggtaaTGAGACCGTCGTTGACCGCGTGACAGTTACAAAAGTCAGTTAAACACGAAAATGACCAAAACAAatttagagtttgatttattTACTAACCAAGCAATCAAACGTTCTGTTAGACAGGTGTACGATTTCTAATAACTCACAGAAATACACAGCTGAGATTAAAAATGTGTGTGGCTAAAAGAAATACACGTCTTTTCTTTTTCACTTAACCTAAATCGTGTTTTAGTTCTAGggtttttcttctctttcctAGACTGACCGCAGAGACGATTTTTGCCTGAAATCAGACAATTTGTATCGTGTAATTATAGAAATGGTTGATTTCAGTTAGCTTTAGTTTTCATTATCGCCGATCTACAAGATTTCGTGGTTAAAGTTGGTGTTTCAATTGAGGTAAGTCAAAAACAATCCCTAATTTTTTAAATCTAACTTGGGGGTTTTCGTTTTTGTTGCTTTTAATGGTATGTATGAGTGATATTCTTTGCAGAAAATAGTAATTTAATGGGTCAATTTTGTTTTCTCCTTTgtcttttagggttttgttttgttccagaatttttttaggttttcttttcgGTTCCTTCTTTACTTTTGTCGAGTGGTATTTTATGTCAAAAATTGGTACATAGTACAATTAATTTAGTGATGGGTGAGAGTTATTGTGGTTCTAGTGATGGCTTATAAAGTAATTAGTTGTATGAACTGTTTAAGAAAGTTGTTTGGGTGGGTAAGGTTCTAATTTTGTTGGTTATGTGTATTTAAATGCAAATACAATGAATGATTTATTTAGATACTATCCCACTAAAGGTGGTTATGTTGTCGGAAAAAGTGCAAGGGCTGAGCATCCTAACATAGAGAAGATGCCTGACTATAGACCTGGAGAAGACTTAGATTTTCTGCCCATTTTGGACCCAAGGAAAACTTCTACAAAGGCAATTCAAGTTGATTAAAGCACATATGAAAGTCAAGCATCTACTATTGTTGACCCTAATGAAGTTATATCACAGCTAGATGATGATGATATATTTGCAAGTATGTACAATGAAAGCAACTCAGTAAATGAGACGGCAAATGTAGATGACATTCCTGATGAACCCTATGAGAATGACgatgaagaacttctttatgaacatgagattgatgatgatgaagagatcAACCTCACTTTTCAGATTCAAGCAACACTAGAGCCCACTAAAGAATTCAAGGAATATGTTGTAGAAACTGACAACATAGAGAGATCTCAAATTGTCTGAAGgtcaagaatttatggagaaactGTTTGTTGGGAAACAATGCCTGAGTAAAGAACATTGTAGGGACTATTTGAAGGATCTAGCACTTGACCTGAAACATTCCGTTGTTCAaatgagaaacaaaaaaaaaaagcagcaAGAATATAAATGCAAAGATGAGACTTGTCCATGGAGGGTTTACTGCTCTGTACTTTCTGATAAGCAAACATTTGAATGCAAAAAAAGTGAGTAATTGTTTAATGTAAGATGTCCAGTTATATATGTTTAATGTAACTTGTCCAGTTCGGTCTTGGGCATGATATAACTTGTGTATTAACTAAATtttatgtgtgttgtttgaatttcaggtCATTTTATCCACACTTGTGAGGCAATTCATGGTCTCAAGCATCCATTGGCCAATGCAAGATGGGTATCCAAGGTGATGCTTGAATCTTTCAAAGCACATCCAAACTACGAGCCTAGGTACTTCATGACTGAGGTAAAGAAGAATCACAAGGTTGATATTTCATATCATACTGCTTGGCATGCTTATCATCTGTTTAATGAGAAAATTTTGGGTAGTTATGAGGAAGGGTATTCATTGCTGCATACATTATGTGACCAACTTCTGAAGGAAATCCCACAAACATTGTTAAATTAGAAACAGACCCTGTGACCAAGAAGTTTAAGTCACTGTGTATAGCATATAGGGTATCATTAGATGTTTTGTGAAGTCTGCAAGACCTACTCTAGGACTATATGGATGCCACTTTTCTGGAAAATATGGTGGTACTTTGTTGGCCATCACATGTCTTGATGGCAACAATGgtatttttctcattgttatatacaTCTGTGAGTCAGAGTGTAAGGAAGAATGGATACATTTTCTAAGTCTAGTGGTTGAGGAATTGAAGGCACACCCCATGGCTTTGAATTTTATAATTGACAGGCACAAGGGTTTGATTGAAGGTGTTGCTGTAAATTTCAGTGATATAAATCACTATCATAGGTACTGTCGCATGCCCATTTAattgcctaaaattttcatgggacataccggcaatgattgtggttcagtgaatcaacttcacccacaatcactcatccttgcatacttgcatcaaagtacgcatctgccttcacttATAAGGATTTGCACaatgaaatttttttcttctttctctctaactattcatgcccccataagcataagaggttctgccatgtacTTGAAAAATTCTCACACAAACCAGCAACACAATGAACACAAAtaatactgcaacaaacccattttattgcactaaaggaagattacaaaactcgtccatcacatggaccaaaacaggccattcaccctcttggtgaatgcctagaacactctctacattagtggttcttctctcaattgaatAACACCAAAATTATTGATTCCTAAGCTATTTATACCTGCTAGGATTAAGCCAAAACTCTGTGCAACCGCTTGCACCTGCATGGAACAACCATGTGTCCCATAAGTGGTTTCCATAACCGCCAaattcaactgccaccttttgtgttgtcacgtCAACTGGTGTCACACatgttcttggtggttatgaatACTCCACATGGTTATAAACTTCCTTTATGACCGTTCTTCTTTGTCTCGCatcattggcatgcttgtgaagctcgtaaccaactcgtaaccgtcacttgagccataTTGCACAACTGTTGCGCTTTACTGAATTCCGTCTTGCTCCAACGCTCAACCATCTTGGCGCTGCATGCTTATCACTCTAAGATAATGCACATACAATCCTTGTGCTTCAATCATCGAGGCCAAATATTTAAGCTCATTCTGGTTGCTCATGcgccatatgcttcacttagccaatttgcttgacaatagtaacgccactcttgcattactagcttgtttgcattgttcaagctttggccagccttgaactaatgccatagaccaactcttggcctattcttcactcttgcatcatccttgagtttggtccAACTCAATTACACggatatgcatcaatgccaacatcgcatatTGCATTTGTCAACTTTGGCCATGTCTTTCCAATCCCTCAATGAAGCCTCATTGTGTcagccaataagcttcattacttagccaaatatATTTACAGTGTGGTGCcacctttgcgcttcactggccctgcggggttatgttattcttagcacttgacagtctacacAGTGTTGCGCCATTCTGGctgcacactgacttggcctccaactctgtaacgcgcaatcattatgcgtcacttgtCTGACCTGTAACAGGTACCGCTTTAGACATATTTACAAGAACTTTAAGAAGCTTCATCCTGGCAAGAACCTTGAGTTTATGACATGGAGAGCAGCAAGGTCATTTAGTGAGGTAGATCATAAAATTTGGATGGACAGACTCAAAGAGGCAAAGGCATCTGCACCAGAGTGGTTTGTCAGAGAACCATTTGAGACATGGGCAAGAGCTTACTTTGATAGGTCATCAAAGTGTGAGCATGTGACATCGAATTTTTGTGAAGCTTTTGATTCATGGattgttggtttgaggaggttgCCTGTATGTAAGTTAGTTCAGAAGTTTCATTTGCTTATGATGAGAATCTTTTATGATAGAGAGCAAATGGGTAAGAAAATGCATGATGATGGAGTGGTCCCTAGAGTGACAGAAATTGTTAACAAGCACTTGTATTTTAGCCATGAGTTCACTACACAACCTTCATCTGTGAATATTTGGCAAGTTTTTGACACAAAGAAGGACATATCATGGGTGGTGAACCTGGAACAGCATACCTGCACCTGCAATTCATGGAAAGTATGTGGATTACCATGTGTGCATGCTAACTGTGCAAGTTTACGTGCAAGACCAAAGAGTTATAAGAAGTAAGTTACATTCTTGTTATAATTTTTTGTCATTTCATCTACTTAATT
This is a stretch of genomic DNA from Papaver somniferum cultivar HN1 chromosome 1, ASM357369v1, whole genome shotgun sequence. It encodes these proteins:
- the LOC113351399 gene encoding uncharacterized protein LOC113351399, giving the protein MEKLFVGKQCLSKEHCRDYLKDLALDLKHSVVQMRNKKKKQQEYKCKDETCPWRVYCSVLSDKQTFECKKSHFIHTCEAIHGLKHPLANARWVSKVMLESFKAHPNYEPRYFMTEVKKNHKVDISYHTAWHAYHLFNEKILGSYEEGCFVKSARPTLGLYGCHFSGKYGGTLLAITCLDGNNGIFLIVIYICESECKEEWIHFLSLVVEELKAHPMALNFIIDRHKGLIEGVAVNFSDINHYHRYRFRHIYKNFKKLHPGKNLEFMTWRAARSFSEVDHKIWMDRLKEAKASAPEWFVREPFETWARAYFDRSSKCEHVTSNFCEAFDSWIVGLRRLPVCKLVQKFHLLMMRIFYDREQMGKKMHDDGVVPRVTEIVNKHLYFSHEFTTQPSSVNIWQVFDTKKDISWVVNLEQHTCTCNSWKVCGLPCVHANCASLRARPKSYKKYVHSYMQNSREVKPPKCGRPPGRPRCLRRRDRDEGGNSRKYMCGDIMCMVITGALVKELQLKINIKLFGLFVHVIYVSSPETYTWPHVRPDPGTRPPPPSTYADETIAAPAPRNKPMTTCGGRKMRGGDTQPNASTLTNAPSSTVAAQFSTATAASVPPTSEPTVPTTIGRGNRGGRDGRGTRGGRGGRGTRGGIGGDTAPFH